The DNA region ACGCCATCTACTACGTCATTTTGACAAAGTATTGTAAGGACATGGCTATCGATATGAGGGTTGAGGCCTGGCTGCTCCTCTTCGTTCTCGTCAAGCCCTCTATATTTGATGAGACCAAAGCGTTTCCTCGCTGAGTTAAGGTGCTCCTCGACGAGGTATTTCTCGAGACCGAAACTCTCCATGATCATCGTCCTCACCTTCACGTCTAGTGCTATTAAATTCACCGCGAATGACTGAACGTTATTGCTgcaagaaagagaaaaaatgataccaaaaagaaaaatagagataCAAAATTTACAGaagtataatatatttcatcTATTTTGTATTAgagtttaattatttatttcatctattttgtatatttttctgTTGGGCATAAATTCAACTAGGAGTAATTccagataaaaagaaaaataagggTATATTGAAACCCATACCCAAAACCCACCTCTTAATTCTAAAACCTAaatttagattagttaatcCAAAATGTATAAATACATGTTTTACTCTTTAATAAAATCTTCTTGGTCGTTTTCCTTTTTCgagagatattttttttgtgaaaataaactaaaaagagaTATCAAAGAAATTTCTCAAAATTCAATTAGGAGTAATTacagataaaaagaaaaacaagggCATATAGTTAAGAAAGAGAACCTGAAGGTGACGTTGCCTTGAGGCCAAAGCTTGTAGGTTAATTCGTCGACAGTTTGAGGATTCTCTGCGTCACAGCCAATAGCCTCGTATAAAGGTAGAGTCGGATGCTGACCAGCGTATCCTTTGTAGAGTTCGTCAGACTTTATTCTCAGTTTGGTTTCCAGAGGTAAATCGAAAAATTCTTCCGATGCCTCGAACAGTGCCTTCCGTAGCTCCACAGAAGCTCCGTTGAGCAAGGCCTCGAAACATCCGTACTCTTCTAGGGCTGTTCGGACTTGGGCTCTCACCGATTCCCACTCTTGAGTTTCCGGTTTGAGGTTTGGAATCGAGAAGTCGATGACCGGAAGGGTTAGGTGAGATTGGGTATTCGAACTTATTGTCATtagttatgtttaaaaaaaaaaaagaattaagagTGTTGTTTGTGTTTGTGAATATTTTGAAGACTCGGTAGGTTactaattattatatatgaGGAGAAAGTCGATGTGTCCACATGATTTTGGTCTTAGAGCATATTTATTGCATGTTTCTTCACTATTATATATCTGGAAcacaaaagcaaacaaaaacaaaaagattctCTGTGCGAGATTGGTTAAAAAATCGAAACACTATATGCATGCATATCAGCAAGCTCATGGAGTCATGGTCATCTTGAactaagagaaataaaaaaaactatactggcatttctaaaaaatatcaaaattagcactaaaaactataaaatccAACAACCTACaatttatgatatataatatatagaactTAGTTTCTAACATTGGATCAATTCCAAAACACACATAATGCTATTTT from Raphanus sativus cultivar WK10039 unplaced genomic scaffold, ASM80110v3 Scaffold0984, whole genome shotgun sequence includes:
- the LOC108806221 gene encoding probable 2-oxoglutarate-dependent dioxygenase AOP1; translation: MTISSNTQSHLTLPVIDFSIPNLKPETQEWESVRAQVRTALEEYGCFEALLNGASVELRKALFEASEEFFDLPLETKLRIKSDELYKGYAGQHPTLPLYEAIGCDAENPQTVDELTYKLWPQGNVTFSNNVQSFAVNLIALDVKVRTMIMESFGLEKYLVEEHLNSARKRFGLIKYRGLDENEEEQPGLNPHIDSHVLTILCQNDVVDGVEIRAKDGEEWIKAKPSQDSSFLVMAGASLHVLLNGRVFPPYHRVVITGKKDRHVAGLFVLPKEGLMVNTLEEIVDDEHPRLYKPFNYDAYFKFNITNTSDTHKRDLSALKAYCSL